Proteins encoded together in one Jaculus jaculus isolate mJacJac1 chromosome 7, mJacJac1.mat.Y.cur, whole genome shotgun sequence window:
- the Gon7 gene encoding EKC/KEOPS complex subunit GON7 isoform X1 produces the protein MELSAEYVGPGGEPQRLRASCEPAGDADRLRGLSSGVAHMKELVAEFFGALARRDAQGGAAEAAATADDALDGDEDDAEDENNTDNRTNLLGSSAKRLKPS, from the exons ATGGAGCTCTCGGCCGAGTACGTGGGACCGGGTGGCGAGCCGCAGCGGCTACGGGCGTCCTGTGAGCCGGCGGGGGACGCCGACCGCCTGCGGGGCCTGTCGTCGGGCGTGGCGCACATGAAGGAGCTGGTGGCGGAGTTCTTCGGCGCCCTGGCTCGGCGGGACGCGCAGGGCGGAGCGGCGGAGGCCGCGGCGACTGCGGACGACGCGTTAGACG GTGATGAAGATGATGCAGAAGATGAAAATAACACTGATAACAGGACTAACTTACTTGGATCATCTGCAAAACGGCTAAAACCATCTTAG
- the Gon7 gene encoding EKC/KEOPS complex subunit GON7 isoform X3: MELSAEYVGPGGEPQRLRASCEPAGDADRLRGLSSGVAHMKELVAEFFGALARRDAQGGAAEAAATADDALDDPGPAAC, from the coding sequence ATGGAGCTCTCGGCCGAGTACGTGGGACCGGGTGGCGAGCCGCAGCGGCTACGGGCGTCCTGTGAGCCGGCGGGGGACGCCGACCGCCTGCGGGGCCTGTCGTCGGGCGTGGCGCACATGAAGGAGCTGGTGGCGGAGTTCTTCGGCGCCCTGGCTCGGCGGGACGCGCAGGGCGGAGCGGCGGAGGCCGCGGCGACTGCGGACGACGCGTTAGACG